The following proteins are encoded in a genomic region of Streptomyces sp. NBC_01723:
- a CDS encoding carbohydrate ABC transporter permease, with the protein MHRVLGDRRAITILLGPALLVYSLIMLVPMVWSLGYSFTKGNTINGFTGNGVANFTRLLDDPAVHDALWFTLKYAAVVTAGQVVAGYLLALLYVFFLKRASALVRTLVFFPVVLPTVAVGLLFQKFFQVAPQTGPVNSLLNAVGIDSIDFFGSAGSAFWVLIAMDIWRSMGFYAVLLFAGLVDIPDEVLESARLDGATGLRLVRHIVLPLSLPVLMSSLIFSINGTLKVFDSIVALTNGGPGTGTTPLTLYMFQTSFTYSDYGYGSTVALLLTVVCLLVSLVVYRVSRRDLTEG; encoded by the coding sequence ATGCACCGCGTACTCGGTGACCGCAGGGCCATCACGATCCTGCTCGGTCCCGCTCTCCTCGTCTATTCCCTGATCATGCTGGTCCCGATGGTGTGGTCGCTCGGGTACTCCTTCACCAAGGGCAACACGATCAACGGCTTCACCGGAAACGGCGTCGCCAACTTCACCCGCCTCCTCGACGACCCGGCCGTCCACGACGCCCTGTGGTTCACCCTGAAGTACGCCGCCGTCGTCACCGCCGGGCAGGTTGTCGCCGGGTATCTCCTGGCGCTGCTCTACGTCTTCTTCCTCAAGCGCGCCTCGGCGCTCGTCCGCACTCTGGTGTTCTTCCCGGTCGTGCTGCCCACCGTCGCCGTCGGCCTGCTCTTCCAGAAGTTCTTCCAGGTCGCCCCACAGACCGGCCCGGTCAACTCCCTTCTCAACGCCGTCGGCATCGACTCGATCGACTTCTTCGGCAGTGCCGGCAGCGCCTTCTGGGTCCTGATCGCCATGGACATCTGGCGCTCCATGGGCTTCTACGCCGTACTCCTCTTCGCCGGCCTCGTCGACATCCCCGACGAGGTCCTGGAATCGGCCCGCCTCGACGGGGCCACGGGACTCAGGCTGGTCCGCCACATCGTGCTGCCGCTGTCCCTGCCGGTCCTGATGTCCTCGCTGATCTTCAGCATCAACGGCACGCTGAAGGTCTTCGACTCGATCGTCGCGTTGACCAACGGCGGCCCCGGCACGGGCACCACCCCGCTGACCCTGTACATGTTCCAGACGTCGTTCACCTACAGCGACTACGGCTACGGCAGCACTGTCGCTCTGCTGCTGACCGTGGTGTGCCTGCTGGTGAGCCTGGTCGTCTACCGCGTCTCGCGGCGCGACCTCACGGAGGGCTGA
- a CDS encoding carbohydrate ABC transporter permease, which translates to MATIDTPVKTSVGGSGNAPVRAPRARRGRPGSRLWVKVVVAVLLVVEVYPMIWMFLTSLKSNDDYLNNSTWSLPTTWEWSNYTEAWTTGNIGLYVQNSLLAVVPALALMLLLGTAAGFALQVMVWKGRSLTLLVFLAGMMVPPQMILLPLFTVYFQTGLSGTLWPLILTYTGTGLPLTVFMMATYYRGVPRELFEAATIDGAGILRAFWTISLPLVRNALLTVGLVQFFFIWNDLLIALTFTNNQDLRTIQVGLLNFTGDFGATQYGPLFAAICINVFGTLLIYLFLNQKVMKGLTSGALKG; encoded by the coding sequence ATGGCCACCATCGACACACCCGTGAAGACCTCCGTAGGCGGCTCCGGGAACGCGCCCGTGCGTGCCCCGCGGGCCCGGCGCGGCCGTCCGGGAAGCCGCCTCTGGGTCAAGGTCGTCGTCGCTGTCCTGCTGGTCGTCGAGGTCTACCCGATGATCTGGATGTTCCTCACCTCCCTGAAGTCCAACGACGACTACCTGAACAACTCCACCTGGAGCCTGCCCACCACCTGGGAGTGGAGCAATTACACCGAGGCGTGGACGACCGGCAACATCGGCCTCTACGTACAGAACAGCCTGCTCGCCGTCGTCCCCGCGCTCGCGCTGATGCTGCTGCTGGGCACCGCCGCCGGCTTCGCCCTGCAGGTCATGGTGTGGAAGGGCCGCAGCCTCACTCTGCTGGTCTTCCTCGCGGGCATGATGGTCCCGCCGCAGATGATCCTGCTGCCCCTGTTCACGGTGTACTTCCAGACCGGCCTGTCCGGCACCCTGTGGCCGCTGATCCTCACCTACACCGGCACGGGCTTGCCCCTGACCGTCTTCATGATGGCCACCTACTACCGGGGCGTCCCCCGCGAGCTGTTCGAGGCCGCCACGATCGACGGCGCCGGCATCCTGCGCGCCTTCTGGACCATCAGTCTCCCCCTGGTCCGCAACGCCCTGCTCACCGTCGGCCTGGTGCAGTTCTTCTTCATCTGGAACGACCTGCTCATCGCGCTGACCTTCACCAACAACCAGGATCTGCGCACCATCCAGGTAGGCCTGCTCAACTTCACCGGTGATTTCGGCGCCACCCAGTACGGCCCCCTCTTCGCGGCCATCTGCATCAACGTCTTCGGCACCCTCCTGATCTACCTCTTCCTCAACCAGAAGGTCATGAAGGGCCTCACCTCGGGAGCGTTGAAGGGCTGA
- a CDS encoding ABC transporter substrate-binding protein codes for MPLRTSRARRARLSLLTAGTASLALLATACGGSGAGGSSAPENFDYLGVTENTTVKTALTTMSKGACKAANDALPLKVETVPQASLDQKLQLLAGQDALPVQFAAGNAPALTQQLAESGKVADLEAKLKELGVLDQLEPAAISTIKALYGGELQVLPYEYNVEGIFYNKKLFADNGLKAPGTWGELVAAAAELEAKGVQPFSASGQQGWPLTRLISGYLYRSLGPDALRKVADGKAKLTDPEYVKAAEEVAALGKKGWFGKGVGSIDYDTAINQFLTGKAAMFYMGSWALANISDDKQNKIGAENTGFMPFPAVTGGKGSVDQYPSNVGLGIAFASKSFDKKTGDWVSCIAKNYGSTALKDHGSISGFKVNTEVKDANEVTTQVRDTISSSKQNVLWFEALFSTKATTVSQQNAAGLVSGSTSPEQFMQTVQDALAAQ; via the coding sequence GTGCCCCTTCGTACCTCCCGCGCCCGTCGGGCGCGACTGAGCCTGCTCACCGCCGGCACCGCCTCGCTCGCGCTGCTCGCCACCGCATGCGGCGGCAGCGGGGCCGGCGGCTCCTCCGCCCCCGAGAACTTCGACTACCTGGGCGTCACCGAGAACACCACCGTGAAGACGGCGCTGACCACCATGTCCAAGGGTGCCTGCAAGGCCGCGAACGACGCCCTGCCGCTGAAGGTGGAGACCGTTCCGCAGGCAAGCCTGGACCAGAAGCTCCAGTTGCTGGCCGGGCAGGACGCGCTGCCAGTGCAGTTCGCCGCCGGCAACGCCCCCGCGCTCACCCAGCAGCTGGCCGAGTCCGGCAAGGTCGCCGACCTGGAGGCGAAGCTCAAGGAGCTGGGCGTTCTCGACCAGCTGGAGCCGGCCGCCATCTCCACCATCAAGGCCCTGTACGGCGGGGAACTCCAGGTCCTGCCGTACGAGTACAACGTCGAGGGCATCTTCTACAACAAGAAGCTCTTCGCGGACAACGGCCTGAAGGCGCCCGGTACATGGGGCGAACTGGTGGCGGCCGCGGCCGAGCTGGAGGCGAAGGGCGTCCAGCCGTTCTCCGCCTCCGGACAGCAGGGCTGGCCGCTCACCCGTCTCATCAGCGGCTACCTCTACCGCAGCCTCGGCCCCGACGCCCTGCGGAAGGTGGCGGACGGCAAGGCGAAGCTCACCGACCCGGAGTACGTGAAGGCGGCCGAGGAGGTCGCCGCCCTCGGCAAGAAGGGCTGGTTCGGCAAGGGCGTCGGCTCCATCGACTACGACACCGCGATCAACCAGTTCCTCACCGGCAAGGCCGCCATGTTCTACATGGGCAGCTGGGCCCTGGCGAACATCTCCGACGACAAGCAGAACAAGATCGGTGCGGAGAACACCGGCTTCATGCCCTTCCCGGCCGTGACCGGGGGCAAGGGCTCCGTCGACCAGTACCCGTCCAACGTCGGCCTGGGCATCGCCTTCGCCTCGAAGTCCTTCGACAAGAAGACCGGCGACTGGGTGTCCTGCATCGCGAAGAACTACGGCTCCACCGCGTTGAAGGACCACGGCTCCATCTCCGGCTTCAAGGTGAACACCGAGGTCAAGGACGCCAACGAGGTCACCACCCAGGTGCGAGACACCATCAGTTCCTCGAAGCAGAACGTGCTGTGGTTCGAGGCCCTGTTCAGCACCAAGGCCACCACCGTCAGCCAGCAGAACGCGGCGGGTCTGGTCAGCGGCAGCACGAGCCCCGAGCAGTTCATGCAGACCGTTCAGGACGCACTGGCCGCCCAGTGA
- a CDS encoding LacI family DNA-binding transcriptional regulator, with protein sequence MDGASAAKPNKRVTITDVARHAGVSTAAVSKVMRNAYGVSEAMREKVQAAIDDLGYRPHAAARGMRGRTYTIGVLLDNVRNAFFADILDGIRDELRHTDYTVLIGAAGFDPEEQARTIRSLVDRQMDGLILIAPGTPRAEVLDTAASTPTVVIGHHDASDTYDSVVDADDLGAGLVVDHLVSLGHRDIALVSAPGTRANKWKRTPEAVLSEGYLHAMERHGLARVARVHHTAYSDDGGFKAGMTLLTADRPPTAVMTGADVAALGVYRAAHELGLRIPRDLSLVGYNNTALAALAPVQLTSVDQAGHTMGSAAARMLVERVESRRDRAMQTTMTPRLVVRSTTGAPQGR encoded by the coding sequence ATGGACGGGGCTTCCGCAGCCAAGCCGAACAAGCGCGTGACCATCACCGATGTCGCCCGGCACGCCGGGGTGTCCACGGCCGCCGTCTCCAAGGTGATGCGCAATGCCTACGGCGTGAGCGAGGCCATGCGGGAGAAGGTCCAGGCGGCCATCGACGACCTGGGCTACCGTCCGCACGCGGCGGCACGAGGGATGCGCGGCCGGACCTACACCATCGGCGTACTGCTGGACAACGTCCGCAACGCCTTCTTCGCCGACATCCTCGACGGCATCCGGGACGAACTCCGCCACACCGACTACACGGTGCTGATCGGCGCGGCCGGCTTCGACCCCGAGGAACAGGCCAGGACCATCCGTTCCCTGGTGGACCGGCAGATGGACGGACTGATCCTCATCGCCCCGGGGACACCGCGCGCGGAGGTGTTGGACACGGCCGCTTCGACGCCGACCGTGGTCATCGGGCACCACGACGCTTCGGACACCTACGACTCGGTCGTCGACGCCGACGACCTCGGCGCCGGTCTGGTGGTGGATCATCTCGTCTCGCTCGGCCACCGTGACATCGCCCTGGTCTCGGCCCCGGGTACCCGGGCCAACAAGTGGAAGCGCACACCGGAGGCCGTGCTGAGCGAGGGCTATCTGCACGCGATGGAACGGCACGGACTCGCCCGGGTCGCGCGGGTCCACCACACCGCCTACTCCGACGACGGCGGCTTCAAGGCGGGCATGACACTGCTGACGGCCGACCGTCCTCCGACCGCCGTGATGACCGGCGCGGACGTCGCCGCACTGGGCGTCTACCGCGCCGCGCACGAACTCGGCCTGCGCATCCCCCGGGACCTGTCGCTCGTCGGCTACAACAACACCGCGCTCGCCGCCTTGGCCCCCGTGCAACTGACCAGCGTGGACCAGGCGGGACACACCATGGGCTCCGCCGCAGCCCGCATGCTCGTCGAGCGCGTCGAAAGCCGAAGGGACAGAGCCATGCAGACCACGATGACCCCCCGTCTGGTGGTGCGCTCCACCACCGGCGCCCCGCAGGGACGCTAG